The Miscanthus floridulus cultivar M001 chromosome 17, ASM1932011v1, whole genome shotgun sequence genome has a window encoding:
- the LOC136515602 gene encoding uncharacterized protein, with protein MKVRTIIRTIEALYGGYVITDGKAWRAKQRVWKMIYGDWEDGYKQMLVLFNAIKAVNTGKHYEYIPKPNASKDGRHYRPVFSTDGTFLIGKYQGILLVATSCDANNKLVPLAFALVEKENNDSWGWFLRLLQIHMVGLGREVGVISDRHQGILNAMREEIEGYAPLHHHWHTQHLAKNLLQKDGVKGNFDLF; from the exons atgaaggtgaggacaattatcaggaccattgaggcattgtatggaggttatgtgataactgaTGGTAAAGCTTGGAGAGCTAAGCAGCGagtgtggaagatgatatatggggactgggaggatgggtacaaGCAGATgctagtacttttcaatgcaatcaaagcggtgaatacAGGCaagcattatgagtacatcccaaaaccaaatgcatcaaaggatgggag gcactatcgtcccgtcttctccactgatggtacgttcttgattggcaaataccagggcataCTTCTTGTAGCTACATCCTGtgatgcgaacaacaagttggttcctttggcatttgctttggttgagaaggagaataatgacagttggggatggtttttGAGGCTACTCcagatacacatggttgggcttggcagggaggttggtgtcatatctgataggcaccagggcatacttaatgccatgcgagaggagatagaggggtatgcacctttgcaccatcattggCATACTCAGCACCTTGCCAAGaatctactccagaaggatggtgtgaagggtaactttgatctgttctag